In the Malania oleifera isolate guangnan ecotype guangnan chromosome 1, ASM2987363v1, whole genome shotgun sequence genome, one interval contains:
- the LOC131154541 gene encoding uncharacterized protein LOC131154541 isoform X2 yields the protein MVTRNIANKFDTDFRSGMKLKPLCRKVYDYVRYDLKEIAFPSSLPDSPHIKKRRKLTWKERYYVLKEASRLYAASWVRDIGPDLRPNDYKKDEEGRDEGGGVKAAGKEKEPSTLEDLGCRRSGYYIKRSGCSGREFFFMHAQPCQNYKHVQTYQKEAHGHLDLLLDRDWEWTHGCLELLPVLTLLVPQIREWCNDNGVDGLGV from the exons ATTTTAGAAGCGGCATGAAGCTGAAGCCACTGTGCAGGAAGGTTTATGATTATGTTCGCTATGATCTGAAAGAGATTGCTTTCCCTTCATCATTGCCTGATTCCCCACATATAAAAAAGCGACGGAAACTAACTTGGAAAGAGcgatattat GTGTTGAAGGAGGCATCAAGGCTGTATGCTGCGAGCTGGGTACGGGATATTGGTCCTGATCTCCGGCCTAATGACTATAAAAAGGATGAAGAAGGCAGAGATGAAGGTGGCGGAGTGAAGGCTGCAGGCAAAGAGAAGGAACCCTCCACATTGGAGGATCTTG GATGCAGGAGAAGCGGATATTACATAAAGAGAAGCGGTTGCAgtggccgtgaattttttttcatgcatgcacaaccatgccaaaattatAAACAT gtgcAGACTTATCAGAAGGAGGCTCATGGCCATTTGGATCTATTACTTGATCGAGATTGGGAgtggactcatggttgcttgGAGCTATTACCGGTTCTaactctcttggtgcctcag ATCAGGGAATGGTGTAATGACAATGGTGTTGACGGACTTGGTGTATGA
- the LOC131154541 gene encoding uncharacterized protein LOC131154541 isoform X6 translates to MVTRNIANKFDTDFRSGMKLKPLCRKVYDYVRYDLKEIAFPSSLPDSPHIKKRRKLTWKERYYVLKEASRLYAASWVRDIGPDLRPNDYKKDEEGRDEGGGVKAAGKEKEPSTLEDLGADLSEGGSWPFGSIT, encoded by the exons ATTTTAGAAGCGGCATGAAGCTGAAGCCACTGTGCAGGAAGGTTTATGATTATGTTCGCTATGATCTGAAAGAGATTGCTTTCCCTTCATCATTGCCTGATTCCCCACATATAAAAAAGCGACGGAAACTAACTTGGAAAGAGcgatattat GTGTTGAAGGAGGCATCAAGGCTGTATGCTGCGAGCTGGGTACGGGATATTGGTCCTGATCTCCGGCCTAATGACTATAAAAAGGATGAAGAAGGCAGAGATGAAGGTGGCGGAGTGAAGGCTGCAGGCAAAGAGAAGGAACCCTCCACATTGGAGGATCTTG gtgcAGACTTATCAGAAGGAGGCTCATGGCCATTTGGATCTATTACTTGA
- the LOC131154541 gene encoding uncharacterized protein LOC131154541 isoform X3, producing MKLKPLCRKVYDYVRYDLKEIAFPSSLPDSPHIKKRRKLTWKERYYVLKEASRLYAASWVRDIGPDLRPNDYKKDEEGRDEGGGVKAAGKEKEPSTLEDLGCRRSGYYIKRSGCSGREFFFMHAQPCQNYKHVQTYQKEAHGHLDLLLDRDWEWTHGCLELLPVLTLLVPQLWLLEEEWRHSGLLCSGCT from the exons ATGAAGCTGAAGCCACTGTGCAGGAAGGTTTATGATTATGTTCGCTATGATCTGAAAGAGATTGCTTTCCCTTCATCATTGCCTGATTCCCCACATATAAAAAAGCGACGGAAACTAACTTGGAAAGAGcgatattat GTGTTGAAGGAGGCATCAAGGCTGTATGCTGCGAGCTGGGTACGGGATATTGGTCCTGATCTCCGGCCTAATGACTATAAAAAGGATGAAGAAGGCAGAGATGAAGGTGGCGGAGTGAAGGCTGCAGGCAAAGAGAAGGAACCCTCCACATTGGAGGATCTTG GATGCAGGAGAAGCGGATATTACATAAAGAGAAGCGGTTGCAgtggccgtgaattttttttcatgcatgcacaaccatgccaaaattatAAACAT gtgcAGACTTATCAGAAGGAGGCTCATGGCCATTTGGATCTATTACTTGATCGAGATTGGGAgtggactcatggttgcttgGAGCTATTACCGGTTCTaactctcttggtgcctcag